One window of the Anomalospiza imberbis isolate Cuckoo-Finch-1a 21T00152 chromosome 12, ASM3175350v1, whole genome shotgun sequence genome contains the following:
- the SETD6 gene encoding N-lysine methyltransferase SETD6, which translates to MASAPKRFKAAVESSAQGKSSADPLSGFLAWCGRAGVELNPKVRLSREGAVAGYGMLAAEELEAGEVLFTIPRAALLSQHTTSIHALLQEAQESLQSQSGWVPLLLALLHEYTASNSQWQPYFSLWQDFRSLDHPMFWPQEERTKLLQGTGIPEAVDKDLANIQLEYNSIILPFMETHPDIFDPKLHTLELYKELVAFVMAYSFQEPLEEEEEDEKGPNPPMMVPVADILNHVANHNANLEYSPQCLRMVTTQPVRKGQEIFNTYGQMANWQLLHMYGFAEPYPGNSHDTADIQMVTLRRAALQRAKSEAQQQLVSEQWDFLCQLEMVGEEGAFVLGWDEVLTEEELSMTLKVLCMSEEEFKEYKEQDGWEDDSEEEENSTLSNEALSRLKTPCKKLLYDSVLLTLESYGADLKAEQDLLNNKEAYEKLSRREQQALHVRYGQKRILHQLLELVQ; encoded by the exons ATGGCGTCGGCGCCCAAGAGGTTCAAG GCGGCGGTCGAGAGCAGCGCCCAGGGGAAGAGTAGTGCCGACCCCCTCTCCGGGTTCCTGGCATGGTGCGGGCGGGCCGGCGTGGAGCTGAACCCCAAG GTCCGCCTGAGCAGGGAGGGCGCGGTGGCGGGGTACGGGATGTTGGCCGCTGAGGAGCTGGAGGCGGGAGAGGTGCTGTTCACCATCCCTCGCGCGGCGCTGCTGTCCCAGCACACCACGTCCATCCACGCACTCTTGCAGGAAG CCCAGGAGTCCCTGCAGAGCCAGTCTGGTTGGGTCCCTCTCCTGCTGGCCTTGCTCCACGAGTACACAGCCAGCAACTCCCAGTGGCAGCCGTATTTCTCCCTCTGGCAGGACTTCCGGAGCCTGGACCACCCCATGTTCTG GCCTCAAGAAGAGCGAACAAAgctcctgcagggcacaggcaTCCCAGAAGCTGTGGACAAGGATCTAGCTAACATCCAGCTGGAATACAACTCCATCATTTTGCCTTTCATGGAGACCCACCCCGACATTTTTGACCCCAAACTGCACACTCTGGAGTTGTATAAGGAACTGGTGGCATTTGTCATGGCTTACAG CTTTCAGGAACCtttggaggaggaagaagaagatgaaAAGGGGCCCAATCCTCCCATGATGGTGCCTGTAGCAGATATTTTGAATCATGTGGCCAACCACAATGCTAACCTGGAATACTCTCCT CAATGTTTGAGGATGGTTACAACGCAGCCCGTGAGGAAAGGACAGGAGATCTTCAACACGTATGGGCAGATGGCCaactggcagctgctgcacatgTACGGCTTCGCAGAGCCCTACCCCGGCAACAGCCACGACACAGCCGACATCCAGATGGTGACACTGCGCAGGGCGGCTCTGCAGC GAGCCAAAAGtgaagcacagcagcagctggtctCAGAGCAGTGGGACTTCTTGTGCCAGCTGGAGATGGTGGGCGAGGAAGGCGCCTTTGTGCTTGGCTGGGATGAGGTGTTGACAGAGGAAGAGCTGTCCATGACCCTCAAG GTGCTCTGCATGTCAGAAGAAGAATTCAAGGAGTATAAGGAGCAAGATGGCTGGGAAGATGACagtgaggaagaagaaaactcTACCCTTTCAAATGAGGCCCTCTCCAGACTTAAAACCCCTTGCAAGAAGCTCCTTTATGACAGTGTGCTGCTGACCCTGGAGTCCTATGGGGCAGACCTGAAAGCAGAGCAGGACTTGCTAAATAACAAGGAGGCTTATGAGAAACTGAGTCGAAGGGAGCAGCAAGCGCTGCATGTGCGCTACGGACAGAAGAGGATCTTGCATCAGCTGCTAGAGCTGGTACAATAG
- the AGRP gene encoding agouti-related protein: MLNVLLLCCGLLQGIQAVLDLRTADLSCGHLQKASSGLERVDRARQASLQRKGKEVSAEPAGALPRLGFEQMALGVQEADGDLVQRGSLLEPQASSTELQAEGREERSPRRCVRLLESCLGHQIPCCDPCATCYCRFFNAFCYCRKISTNFPCGKN; encoded by the exons ATGCTGaacgtgctgctgctgtgctgtgggctgctgcaggggatcCAGGCTGTCCTGGATCTCAGGACTGCTGACCTCAGCTGTGGCCACCTGCAGAAGGCGAGCAGCGGGCTGGAGCGGGTGGACAGAGCCCGCCAGGCCAGCCTGCAGCGGAAAGGCAAGGAGGTGTCTGCGGAGCCGGCAG GAGCTCTCCCAAGGCTGGGGTTTGAGCAGATGGCCCTGGGGGTCCAAGAAGCTGATGGTGACCTCGTGCAGAGAGGCAGCCTGCTGGAACCACAG GCATCATCCACAGAACTGCAAGCGGAGGGCCGTGAGGAGCGCTCCCCCCGCCGCTGCGTCCGTCTCCTGGAGTCCTGCCTCGGCCACCAGATCCCCTGCTGTGACCCCTGTGCCACCTGCTACTGCCGCTTCTTCAACGCCTTTTGCTACTGCAGGAAAATCAGTACCAACTTCCCCTGCGGCAAGAACTAG
- the LOC137481278 gene encoding SNF-related serine/threonine-protein kinase-like, which yields MAGAQGCGEGKIAGLYDLERTLGKGHFAVVKLARHVFTGQRVAVKVIDKSKLAGEAAGQLLQEVRCMKLVQHPNVVRLYEVIDTHAKLYLILELGDGGDMFDHIMRHEGGLAEPRAKHYFAQIVHAISYCHKLHVVHRDLKPENVVFFQEQGVVKLTDFGFSNRFQPGKMLTTSCGSLAYSAPEILLGDEYDAPAVDIWSLGVILYMLVCGHPPFQEANDSETLTMIMDCRYTVPPHVSAQCADLISRMLQRDPKQRASLEQIEGHTWLQGVDPSPASRSLLPLTSHKRVSEEEHEIILQAMMCGNIADRDTIQEALEADRYNHITATYFLLAERMLREKQEKQGHRLSLVYNLAKEVQSRPNLSDTFGSAGSAGSLLPFTEIGGLAGGSRLPPGGDIGGRQPTGSLLKVPAVDTTITKSTPALQQICEEEEEDEEEEERPSAMERKSSSLNQEQMRAFLRTHRPPGRGEVWGPGVELGGRGGRSGMPWAGKGVSGGRGPPVLLRGNGGEPPRREEDTEPGGSSAEFPKERGAVLSPQSSAEVPQVLGAETTPATLPSPADTSPGRGEQISPAQQSVESSGPEGGAESVIKLDPGKSKGGSLRDRLLQFPLCEKALAFKLRPGSKESLLSLGQFNCCHVI from the exons AtggccggggcacagggctgcGGCGAGGGCAAGATCGCGGGGCTGTACGACCTGGAGCGCACACTGGGCAAGGGCCACTTTGCAGTGGTGAAGCTGGCCCGGCACGTCTTCACTGGGCAGCGTGTGGCCGTCAAGGTGATTGACAAGAGCAAGCTGGCAGGGGAGGCGGcggggcagctcctgcaggaggtGCGCTGCATGAAGCTGGTGCAGCACCCCAACGTGGTGCGCCTCTACGAGGTCATCGACACCCACGCCAAGCTCTACCTCATCCTGGAGCTGGGCGATGGTGGGGACATGTTTGACCACATCATGCGGCACGAGGGCGGCCTGGCCGAGCCACGGGCCAAGCACTACTTTGCCCAGATTGTCCATGCCATTTCCTACTGCCACAAGCTCCACGTGGTGCACCGCGACCTCAAGCCCGAGAACGTGGTCTTCTTCCAGGAGCAAGGGGTGGTCAAACTCACCGACTTTGGCTTCAGCAACCGCTTCCAGCCCGGCAAGATGCTCACCACCAGCTGCGGCTCCCTGGCCTACTCGGCACCAGAGATCCTGCTTGGGGATGAGTACGATGCCCCGGCTGTTG ACATCTGGAGCCTGGGAGTCATCCTCTACATGCTGGTGTGTGGCCACCCCCCCTTCCAGGAGGCCAACGACAGCGAGACCCTCACCATGATCATGGACTGCCGCTACACCGTCCCCCCGCACGTCTCGGCACAGTGCGCTGA TCTCATCTCCAGGATGCTGCAGCGGGACCCGAAGCAGCGAGCATCCCTGGAGCAGATCGAGGGCCACACGTGGCTGCAGGGGGTGGACCCGTCCCCTGCCAGccgctccctgctgccgctcACCTCCCACAAACGCGTGTCTGAGGAGGAGCACGAGATCATCCTCCAGGCCATGATGTGCGGGAACATCGCGGATCGGGACACCATCCAGGA GGCGCTGGAAGCCGACCGCTACAACCACATCACGGCCACGTAtttcctgctggcagagagGATGCTgagggagaagcaggagaagCAGGGCCACCGCCTCAGTCTCGTTTACAACCTGGCCAAGGAGGTACAGagcag GCCCAACTTGTCGGACACATTTGGCTCTGCGGGCAGCGCCGGCAGCCTCCTGCCCTTCACGGAGATAGGTGGCCTCGCCGGGGGGTCCCGGCTGCCCCCTGGAGGGGACATTGGCGGCCGGCAGCCCACCGGGAGCCTGCTGAAGGTTCCTGCCGTTGACACCACCATCACCAAGAGCACCCCGGCCCTGCAGCAGATctgtgaggaggaagaggaggacgaggaggaggaggagagaccTAGCGCAATGGAGAGGAAGAGCAGCTCTCTGAACCAGGAGCAGATGCGAGCCTTCCTGCGCACCCACCGCCCGCCCGGCCGCGGGGAGGTCTGGGGGCCAGGGGTTGAGCTggggggccggggcgggcgctcGGGGAtgccctgggctgggaagggagTGAGTGGGGGCCGGGGTCCCCCGGTGCTGCTGCGGGGAAATGGAGGTGAGCCCCCAAGGAGGGAGGAGGACACAGAGCCTGGGGGCTCCTCAGCAGAGTTCCCCAAGGAAAGGGGAgctgtcctgtcaccccagagCTCGGCTGAAGTTCCCCAGGTACTTGGGGCAGAGACAACTCCTGCCACCCTCCCAAGTCCTGCAGACACATCCCCAGGGCGGGGGGAACAGATCAGCCCGGCCCAGCAGTCGGTGGAGAGCTCAGGCCCTGAAGGGGGCGCAGAGAGTGTGATCAAGCTGGACCCGGGCAAGAGCAAGGGGGGCAGCCTGCGGGACAGGCTCCTGCAGTTCCCGCTCTGCGAGAAAGCCCTGGCCTTCAAACTGCGGCCGGGCTCCAAGGAGAGCCTCTTATCACTGGGGCAGTTCAACTGCTGCCATGTCATTTAA